In bacterium, the following are encoded in one genomic region:
- a CDS encoding glycosyltransferase, with protein MRVLMISPRLPYPPSTGARLRTFHLLKGLATRHDVTLLAIFDDPAKAHSVTPLKQYCGDVVTVFVPTSSRPLTAHVGGLLSATPYYRAVVQSAAFQDRVFALMRDKRYDAVHVEHLGMAHFAARLSGVRKLLNMPDVESIYFRRLAMHMRPGINRLLTSLDAVKLPSYMRKVIHRFDRCLATSDADADEIRRLVPSANVVVIPNGVDPLEFSPRPDEEQPARIVFTGTLSYFPNADAMVFFCRNVFPIVRRAVPDLRLTIVGQEPPPEVTALEGVQGVEVTGRVPDVRPYLAAAAVAVVPLRLGSGTRLKILEAMAMAKAVVSTSLGAEGLDVTPGHDIEIADTPAAFAERLIALCRDPARRGRLGAHARHTISEKYAWPTISARLESVYQELIEDRRPSLAERAPGA; from the coding sequence ATGCGGGTGCTTATGATCTCTCCTCGACTGCCGTACCCTCCCTCGACCGGAGCGCGTCTCCGAACGTTCCATTTGCTGAAGGGCCTGGCGACGCGTCACGACGTTACCCTGCTCGCCATATTCGATGATCCTGCCAAAGCGCACTCCGTGACGCCACTCAAGCAGTACTGCGGCGATGTCGTGACGGTCTTCGTTCCTACATCATCACGCCCGCTCACCGCGCACGTCGGGGGCCTCCTTTCGGCGACGCCCTACTACCGTGCGGTCGTACAATCGGCGGCGTTTCAAGACCGGGTGTTTGCGCTGATGCGGGACAAGCGCTATGACGCCGTTCACGTAGAACATCTCGGAATGGCGCATTTTGCCGCACGCCTGTCAGGCGTCAGAAAGCTACTCAACATGCCCGACGTCGAGTCCATCTATTTCCGCCGGCTGGCCATGCACATGCGGCCCGGTATCAACAGGCTGCTCACGTCGCTGGATGCCGTGAAGCTTCCGTCATACATGCGGAAAGTCATTCACCGGTTCGACCGGTGTCTGGCGACGTCGGACGCGGACGCGGACGAGATTCGGCGTCTGGTGCCGAGCGCGAATGTCGTCGTCATTCCAAACGGCGTCGACCCGCTGGAGTTTTCGCCGCGCCCCGACGAGGAGCAGCCGGCCCGCATCGTCTTCACCGGAACCCTCTCATATTTTCCGAACGCCGACGCGATGGTGTTCTTCTGCAGGAACGTCTTCCCCATCGTCAGACGCGCCGTCCCGGATCTCCGGCTGACCATCGTGGGCCAGGAGCCGCCTCCGGAGGTCACGGCCCTTGAAGGGGTGCAGGGCGTTGAGGTGACCGGACGCGTCCCCGACGTGCGGCCATACCTCGCGGCGGCCGCGGTCGCCGTTGTGCCGTTGCGGCTGGGATCAGGCACACGGCTCAAGATTTTGGAAGCTATGGCGATGGCTAAGGCGGTTGTTTCGACGTCGCTCGGCGCCGAGGGTCTCGATGTCACGCCCGGACACGACATCGAGATCGCGGATACGCCCGCTGCGTTCGCGGAGAGGCTGATCGCCCTCTGTCGAGATCCGGCCCGACGCGGCCGGCTGGGAGCACACGCCAGGCACACGATCTCCGAAAAGTACGCGTGGCCAACCATCTCGGCGCGTCTGGAGAGCGTGTATCAGGAACTCATTGAAGATCGCAGACCGTCCCTCGCCGAGCGCGCCCCGGGCGCATGA
- a CDS encoding nucleotide sugar dehydrogenase codes for MKTLETTVETRIRNRTATAAVVGLGYVGLPLAVAIAQAGFAVLGVEADPARAAAINHGDSYIDDVPSREIGRLVDDRTLVATTSYEALHAADVIVVCVPTPLTKSKEPDLSYLVAAAKGCAAILRPEHLIVLESTTYPGTTAEVVRPILEESGLRAGSDFHLAFSPERIDPGTRQYALVDIPKVVGGLTPGCTRLAQCFYEQAFRKVVPVSSPDVAEMVKCYENVFRNVNIALVNELTLLCDRMGINMWEVIDAAATKPYGFMPFYPGPGVGGHCIPVDPYYLLAKAREYDFHAQFIELSTTVNDAMPYYVISRTTKALGASGKTLRGARILVLGVAYKRDVSDARMSPSLKIMELLGKHGAHVRYHDPHVPQVHFANPGTVASVPLTDEVLSSVDCVIIATDHSAVDYQRVVDRVSLVVDARNRLRDCRAPHVVRL; via the coding sequence GTGAAGACGCTTGAGACGACCGTCGAGACCAGGATTCGCAATCGAACCGCCACGGCGGCTGTTGTCGGCCTCGGCTACGTGGGCCTGCCCCTGGCCGTCGCGATCGCGCAGGCTGGGTTCGCGGTCCTCGGAGTTGAGGCCGATCCGGCGAGAGCCGCCGCGATCAACCACGGCGACTCTTACATCGACGATGTTCCATCGCGTGAGATCGGGCGCCTTGTCGATGACCGGACGCTCGTCGCCACAACCAGCTACGAGGCGCTGCACGCCGCGGACGTCATCGTTGTGTGCGTTCCGACGCCGTTGACAAAGAGCAAGGAGCCGGACCTCTCGTATCTCGTCGCGGCCGCGAAAGGGTGCGCGGCGATTCTGCGGCCGGAGCATCTGATCGTTCTGGAGAGCACCACCTATCCCGGGACGACGGCGGAGGTCGTGCGCCCGATCCTCGAGGAGAGCGGCCTTCGGGCCGGGTCCGACTTCCACTTGGCGTTCTCGCCGGAACGCATCGACCCCGGGACACGGCAGTACGCGCTCGTGGACATCCCCAAAGTCGTCGGCGGCCTGACTCCCGGCTGCACACGGCTTGCGCAGTGTTTCTATGAGCAGGCCTTCCGCAAGGTTGTGCCGGTATCGTCGCCGGACGTCGCGGAGATGGTGAAGTGCTACGAGAACGTCTTCCGCAACGTGAATATCGCGCTCGTCAACGAGCTCACGCTGCTGTGCGACCGCATGGGGATCAACATGTGGGAGGTCATCGACGCGGCGGCGACCAAACCGTACGGCTTCATGCCGTTCTACCCGGGGCCCGGTGTCGGCGGCCACTGTATCCCGGTGGACCCGTACTACCTATTGGCGAAGGCGCGTGAGTACGACTTTCACGCGCAATTCATCGAACTCTCGACCACGGTCAACGACGCTATGCCATACTACGTGATCTCCCGCACCACCAAGGCCTTGGGAGCCTCGGGTAAGACGCTGCGCGGCGCACGAATCCTGGTGCTCGGCGTCGCGTACAAGCGGGATGTGTCGGACGCGAGGATGTCCCCGTCCCTCAAGATCATGGAGCTGTTGGGGAAACACGGCGCGCACGTGCGCTATCACGACCCGCACGTTCCACAGGTGCACTTTGCCAATCCAGGAACGGTCGCCTCAGTGCCGTTGACGGATGAGGTGCTGTCATCGGTGGACTGCGTCATCATCGCCACCGACCACAGCGCCGTCGATTATCAGCGCGTCGTCGATCGGGTTTCTCTTGTGGTCGATGCCCGGAACCGGCTCCGCGATTGCCGCGCGCCCCACGTGGTGAGGCTCTAA
- a CDS encoding polysaccharide biosynthesis tyrosine autokinase, with product MEFWRYYRVLRRRRWLVAATMLTAIVVAFAANRPAPGDFSATANLALPSTQQSTFNLVSGLQQPQQLAGGPDRTLQAISLVRSRDVAERAIQQLNLNMRPEELQRRMTVGQDPITNLIRVTVSGTSPHEAVTLANAVAQAAAGYDQEVQRRGATLAREFIEKQAQGIQTNLRGAEDALLAFEQQNGPALASAQNSQVGALQSAAQQVGVSLQETEARLAADRSQMTGQAVTRSDPQLEENPIAQQLRAQLVQLEVALTSEQAVHTDKYPSVIAIKAKIDAIKERLKSEVGKIVSSETVQHNPIYDALIKDRINLETERVALLARQQAIQGALASATRALPDYMQKQMDRDRLGRTVDILGKQFAGIQGQLGDARLREQEAQVLGSLSVVDFARGAFPSPFRGLAFKLTLALVLGLVGGAALAFFLEYLDNTLATPENAERLLGVPTLVAVPRHNPPFAEAYRRLRVNLTALEHPDEVPVLAVTGARPGGGTSTVVANLARAFAQAGRRTVVVDTDFRRPTQHVHFGVRNETGLLQVLAGEASLESALAETGIRNLSILPSGLVSGEADDLLSAKRMDALLAELKRGGDVILLDTPPAGAFPDVLVLAPITSGVLLVLDASQAPRGIEQQVKLQLTRLGAKILGTVLTKVRPERVDAYVYQERYYKAGTRRGLSRAAGGATVGALIALILAGMLAGGLRAGSAFAEMTVGNGHPAALPPSVEHTVAQVASLLSGRR from the coding sequence ATGGAGTTCTGGAGATATTATCGGGTCCTTCGGCGGCGGCGCTGGCTCGTGGCCGCAACAATGTTGACCGCCATCGTGGTTGCCTTCGCCGCCAACCGCCCCGCGCCGGGCGATTTTTCGGCGACGGCTAATCTGGCGCTCCCCTCCACGCAGCAATCCACGTTCAACCTGGTCTCCGGGCTTCAACAGCCCCAGCAATTGGCCGGCGGACCCGATCGCACCCTGCAGGCCATCAGTCTCGTGAGGAGCCGGGACGTGGCCGAGCGGGCGATCCAGCAGCTCAATCTCAATATGCGCCCCGAGGAGCTCCAGCGGCGGATGACCGTCGGTCAGGATCCGATCACCAACCTCATCCGCGTGACGGTGTCCGGAACGAGTCCCCATGAGGCGGTCACACTGGCCAACGCGGTCGCGCAGGCGGCGGCCGGGTATGACCAGGAGGTGCAGCGCCGCGGGGCGACGTTGGCCCGCGAGTTCATCGAGAAGCAGGCCCAGGGCATCCAGACAAACCTGCGCGGCGCGGAAGACGCGCTCCTCGCGTTTGAGCAACAAAACGGACCCGCGCTGGCATCGGCCCAGAATTCCCAGGTGGGGGCGCTGCAAAGCGCGGCGCAACAGGTGGGCGTGTCTCTCCAGGAGACCGAGGCACGGCTGGCCGCGGATCGGTCGCAGATGACAGGTCAGGCCGTCACCCGGTCCGATCCCCAGCTGGAGGAGAACCCGATCGCGCAGCAGCTGCGGGCGCAACTCGTGCAGCTGGAAGTCGCCCTGACTTCGGAGCAGGCGGTCCACACCGACAAGTATCCGAGCGTCATTGCTATCAAGGCGAAGATCGACGCGATCAAGGAGCGGTTGAAGTCCGAGGTAGGCAAGATCGTCTCCTCGGAGACCGTGCAACATAACCCGATCTATGACGCTCTCATCAAGGACCGGATCAACCTGGAGACCGAACGCGTCGCGCTGTTGGCGCGGCAGCAGGCGATTCAAGGCGCGCTTGCGAGCGCAACTCGGGCCCTGCCCGACTACATGCAAAAACAGATGGACCGGGACCGGCTGGGCCGTACGGTCGACATTCTCGGCAAGCAGTTTGCCGGCATCCAAGGGCAGCTCGGCGACGCGAGGCTGAGGGAACAGGAGGCGCAGGTCCTCGGCAGCCTGTCCGTCGTGGACTTCGCACGCGGAGCGTTTCCCTCGCCGTTCCGCGGCCTGGCGTTCAAACTAACCCTCGCGTTGGTGCTGGGGCTGGTCGGCGGGGCGGCGCTGGCGTTCTTCCTCGAGTATCTCGACAACACCCTGGCGACCCCGGAGAACGCGGAGCGCCTGCTGGGTGTCCCGACGTTGGTCGCGGTACCCCGCCACAATCCGCCGTTTGCGGAGGCGTACCGGCGGCTCCGCGTGAACCTGACGGCGCTGGAACACCCGGACGAAGTGCCCGTCCTCGCCGTCACCGGGGCGCGGCCGGGCGGCGGGACTTCGACGGTGGTCGCCAACCTGGCACGCGCGTTTGCCCAAGCGGGACGGCGTACGGTCGTCGTCGACACGGACTTCCGCCGCCCCACCCAGCACGTCCACTTTGGCGTGCGCAACGAGACCGGACTCCTGCAGGTGCTGGCGGGCGAGGCCTCGCTCGAGAGCGCGCTGGCAGAGACGGGCATCCGCAACCTGTCGATCCTGCCGAGTGGACTCGTCTCGGGCGAGGCCGACGATCTTCTGAGCGCAAAGCGCATGGACGCGCTTCTCGCCGAGCTGAAGCGGGGGGGAGATGTGATCCTGCTCGACACCCCTCCCGCGGGTGCCTTTCCTGATGTTCTTGTTCTCGCTCCGATCACGAGTGGAGTGCTCCTGGTGCTCGATGCGAGCCAGGCGCCCCGGGGCATCGAGCAGCAAGTAAAGTTGCAACTGACCCGGCTGGGCGCGAAGATCCTGGGCACGGTGCTGACCAAAGTCCGGCCGGAGCGGGTCGACGCCTACGTCTATCAGGAGCGGTACTACAAGGCAGGGACGCGTCGGGGACTGTCCCGCGCCGCCGGCGGGGCGACCGTCGGCGCGCTGATCGCGCTCATCCTTGCGGGTATGCTCGCTGGGGGCCTGCGGGCAGGGAGCGCGTTCGCCGAGATGACTGTGGGAAACGGTCACCCCGCGGCGCTGCCGCCGTCGGTCGAACATACGGTGGCACAGGTGGCGAGTCTTCTTTCCGGGCGCCGGTAA
- a CDS encoding polysaccharide biosynthesis/export family protein, which translates to MKRSVMRGVAVWVACGLLLVAGAPVVLAQEYTASPGDVLDISVLGEPEVSGPVTVSPDGTITLQLAGSLAVAGLTLPQLTEKVTTALKQYIKEPQVVVTIRQAASKKEFVYVLGQALHPGAYAFQENWTVAELVAVAGGPAPGANLPKTMILRKNTTIPVDLQRLLVDGDASANVALQSGDVIILPESKNKVIVMGAVTKPGPYLFKDGDKVIDVLSAAGGPAPKAVTNNIGVVRREGDKPVVKPVNLDKFYKDGDAKQNVTLEPGDIVYVPEQRAFNWGTVLGGLNNLAYLLLLLK; encoded by the coding sequence ATGAAACGATCGGTGATGCGTGGGGTAGCCGTTTGGGTGGCGTGCGGTCTTCTCCTCGTCGCCGGCGCACCGGTGGTGCTCGCGCAGGAGTATACTGCCAGCCCCGGCGACGTCTTGGATATTTCCGTGCTCGGAGAACCCGAGGTGTCGGGACCGGTGACGGTGAGCCCGGACGGGACGATCACCCTCCAACTGGCCGGATCGTTGGCCGTCGCCGGCCTGACCCTGCCACAGCTCACCGAGAAAGTAACCACCGCGCTCAAGCAATACATCAAGGAGCCGCAGGTGGTCGTGACCATCCGGCAGGCGGCCTCTAAGAAGGAGTTCGTGTATGTGCTCGGCCAGGCGCTGCATCCGGGCGCCTACGCGTTTCAGGAGAACTGGACCGTGGCGGAGCTTGTGGCCGTCGCGGGCGGTCCGGCGCCGGGCGCCAACCTCCCCAAAACGATGATCCTTCGGAAGAACACTACGATTCCCGTCGACCTGCAGCGCCTTCTTGTGGACGGAGACGCGTCCGCAAATGTGGCCCTCCAGTCCGGCGACGTGATCATCTTGCCGGAGTCCAAGAACAAGGTGATCGTGATGGGAGCCGTCACGAAACCGGGGCCATACCTCTTCAAGGACGGCGACAAAGTGATCGACGTCCTGTCGGCCGCGGGCGGGCCGGCGCCGAAGGCGGTCACCAACAACATCGGCGTGGTGCGGCGGGAAGGGGACAAGCCCGTCGTCAAGCCGGTCAACCTCGACAAGTTCTACAAGGACGGCGACGCAAAACAGAACGTCACGCTCGAGCCCGGAGACATCGTGTACGTGCCCGAGCAGCGGGCCTTCAACTGGGGCACCGTCCTTGGAGGGTTGAACAATCTCGCGTACCTGTTGCTGCTCCTCAAGTAG
- a CDS encoding response regulator transcription factor, which yields MAIRVLVVDDTTLLREGIKSLLGKNGNILFVGEATNALDAAEQTAVTSPDVVLLDQDIPGLDCFDTIRILKDRRPAVEIIVLAEASDHERALRLVEAGASGYVLKDINPENLVRAIEGVCNGKTLMNPHVARQLIERFRTLARERNGHNGGHLGGLTSREVEILMELTKGATDREIAGKMYVTTTTVKSHIRSIFRKIGAKNRTQAVVYVLKNGLAH from the coding sequence ATGGCGATCAGAGTGCTCGTCGTCGACGATACCACGTTGCTGCGCGAGGGCATCAAGAGTCTCCTCGGCAAGAACGGCAACATCCTGTTTGTCGGGGAGGCGACGAACGCCCTCGACGCGGCTGAGCAAACGGCCGTGACGTCTCCAGACGTCGTGCTACTCGACCAAGACATTCCCGGGTTGGATTGTTTCGACACCATCCGGATTCTCAAGGACCGCCGTCCGGCCGTCGAGATCATCGTCCTGGCAGAAGCCAGCGACCACGAACGAGCCCTCCGCCTGGTTGAGGCCGGTGCGTCGGGTTACGTCCTCAAGGACATCAACCCCGAAAACCTGGTTCGGGCCATCGAGGGTGTGTGCAACGGCAAGACGCTCATGAACCCGCACGTCGCGCGCCAGTTGATCGAGCGGTTCCGCACGCTGGCGCGCGAGCGCAACGGGCACAACGGAGGGCACCTCGGCGGGCTGACCAGCCGCGAAGTGGAGATTCTCATGGAGCTGACCAAGGGCGCAACCGATCGCGAGATTGCCGGCAAGATGTACGTGACGACAACCACCGTGAAGAGCCACATTCGATCGATCTTTCGGAAGATCGGCGCCAAGAATCGTACGCAGGCCGTCGTGTACGTGCTCAAGAACGGCCTGGCCCATTAG
- a CDS encoding response regulator transcription factor, producing MSIRLLVAEDQALIRRGILSVLQPEPDIEVLGEAVDGREAVDKALALRPHLVLMDVMMPGGDGITATRAIRERCPEIQVLILTFYDHSNLFQKAAEAGAVGYVMKDISPANLINAVRAVYNGNAMLSPHIAKQMMAHFYASRHQRAGASPGRPKGLTEREVDVLVGLASGLSDKEIAAKLFLSEATVKTHLRAIYHRFKLRNRAHAAAYAVEKGLLNGNHTVVL from the coding sequence ATGAGTATCCGACTCCTCGTGGCAGAGGACCAAGCCTTGATCCGGCGGGGGATTCTGTCCGTCTTGCAGCCAGAACCGGACATCGAGGTGCTCGGGGAAGCCGTCGATGGCCGGGAGGCCGTCGACAAGGCGCTGGCACTCCGGCCCCACCTGGTGCTCATGGACGTCATGATGCCAGGCGGGGACGGTATTACCGCCACGCGAGCGATTAGAGAGCGGTGTCCGGAGATTCAAGTCCTGATTTTGACGTTTTACGATCACTCGAACCTCTTTCAGAAGGCGGCGGAAGCCGGCGCGGTCGGATATGTGATGAAGGACATTTCGCCCGCGAACCTGATCAACGCAGTCCGCGCGGTGTACAACGGCAACGCGATGCTGAGCCCGCACATCGCGAAGCAAATGATGGCCCATTTTTACGCATCACGTCATCAGCGCGCCGGAGCGTCCCCCGGCCGCCCCAAGGGTCTCACCGAGCGCGAAGTGGACGTCTTGGTGGGCTTGGCATCAGGGCTGAGCGACAAGGAAATCGCCGCCAAACTGTTCTTGTCAGAAGCCACCGTGAAGACTCACCTTCGGGCGATCTACCATCGGTTCAAGTTGCGGAACCGCGCGCATGCGGCCGCCTACGCGGTCGAGAAAGGCCTGCTCAACGGCAACCACACCGTCGTCCTCTAG
- a CDS encoding class I SAM-dependent methyltransferase: MAAGRCTICGNQEGNRLHTAREMMFGFRDEFDYLECGNCGCLQITDVPENLSKYYPPNYYSFQDPKPRLLREPGRVRRVLRRQLTGYVLHRRRLIGRLALRIRPDWETGPEWTWLRVAGVGLNSRILDVGCGSGQLLLNLRRLGFSDLTGIDPFIGTDAVHQHVTILKRELAEVEGTFDLVMLHHSLEHMPNHADVFTELSRILDPKGCVLIRIPVSGTAAWRRYGVDWVQLDAPRHLILHSVKSLRILAAKAGFEIGKIAFDSTAFQFVGSEQYMKDIPLMDKRSYTVNPTASIFSADDIKSFEAQASILNDHADGDAATFWLRKRH, from the coding sequence GTGGCGGCCGGCAGATGCACAATTTGCGGAAATCAGGAAGGCAACCGGCTTCATACGGCAAGAGAAATGATGTTCGGATTTCGGGATGAATTTGATTACCTTGAATGCGGGAATTGCGGATGCCTGCAAATTACTGATGTCCCGGAGAATCTCTCGAAGTATTACCCGCCGAACTATTACTCTTTTCAAGATCCGAAGCCGCGACTGCTGCGCGAACCGGGTCGAGTTCGTCGCGTTCTAAGGCGTCAGTTGACGGGTTACGTTCTTCATCGTAGACGTCTCATTGGGAGGTTGGCGCTCCGGATCAGACCAGATTGGGAAACCGGACCAGAGTGGACTTGGCTTCGAGTGGCGGGCGTGGGGCTCAACTCTCGGATACTTGATGTGGGATGCGGCTCCGGTCAGCTGCTGCTGAACCTTCGGCGACTCGGTTTCTCTGATCTCACCGGGATTGACCCCTTCATCGGTACTGATGCGGTTCATCAGCATGTCACGATTCTGAAGCGCGAGTTGGCAGAAGTCGAAGGGACATTCGACTTGGTAATGTTGCACCATTCCCTTGAGCACATGCCGAATCACGCCGACGTCTTTACCGAACTCTCCCGTATTCTCGATCCAAAGGGATGCGTGCTGATTCGAATCCCTGTATCCGGTACAGCCGCGTGGAGACGTTACGGGGTGGATTGGGTCCAGCTCGACGCTCCCCGCCACCTAATTTTGCACTCGGTGAAAAGCCTGCGGATCTTAGCGGCGAAAGCGGGGTTTGAAATTGGAAAAATCGCATTCGATTCTACAGCGTTCCAATTTGTCGGAAGCGAACAGTATATGAAAGATATTCCCCTCATGGACAAGCGGTCTTACACCGTCAATCCAACTGCTTCGATCTTTTCAGCGGACGACATCAAGAGTTTCGAGGCACAAGCATCCATCTTAAACGACCATGCTGATGGAGATGCAGCAACCTTTTGGTTGCGAAAGAGGCACTGA
- a CDS encoding metalloregulator ArsR/SmtB family transcription factor translates to MQSAHRHRTVSSPGPALAARARYFRVLGDRTRLHLLEILLSGARTVAELAAVVRAPRSRISNHLACLKWCRFVTADRQGRHVVYRVADHRAGTLIDAARSLTAGRRDHLARCRRIGPAWI, encoded by the coding sequence GTGCAGTCAGCCCATCGTCACCGTACCGTCTCGTCGCCGGGTCCCGCCCTCGCCGCCCGGGCGCGGTACTTTCGTGTGCTCGGGGATCGAACCCGGCTGCACCTGCTGGAGATCCTGCTCAGCGGGGCGCGCACGGTCGCCGAGCTCGCGGCGGTCGTCCGCGCACCCCGCAGCCGCATCTCCAACCATCTGGCCTGCTTGAAGTGGTGCCGGTTTGTCACGGCGGACCGGCAGGGACGGCATGTCGTCTATCGTGTGGCCGACCACCGCGCCGGAACGCTCATCGACGCCGCGAGAAGCCTCACCGCCGGGCGACGCGACCATCTTGCCCGGTGCCGGCGTATCGGGCCGGCCTGGATTTGA
- a CDS encoding alkylmercury lyase family protein, which produces MTSYDDLVRTVILRHALDARAATLELLVAATGGSPARVEAALLTLHETGAIYLRDGAVVAAYPFSFVPTPHRVMTAGATAYANCALDALAVPPMTDEPAEVLSACGLCGGSVTVTMRGHRILESRPAAPVIFYPDKDRCAPGPAVLTRCPHIQFFCRRDHATGWRVAHPELRGTVFALADAAAFARRHFDGTIRAVRGEP; this is translated from the coding sequence ATGACGAGTTACGATGACCTCGTGCGGACCGTGATCCTGCGCCACGCGCTGGACGCCCGGGCGGCGACGCTCGAGTTGCTGGTCGCCGCGACGGGGGGTTCTCCGGCGCGCGTCGAAGCGGCACTCCTCACGCTCCACGAGACGGGGGCGATTTACCTTCGCGACGGGGCCGTGGTCGCCGCCTACCCCTTCTCCTTCGTGCCCACCCCGCACCGCGTGATGACTGCCGGCGCAACGGCGTACGCCAATTGCGCCCTCGACGCTCTGGCCGTGCCGCCGATGACGGACGAGCCGGCGGAGGTCCTGTCAGCGTGCGGTCTCTGCGGCGGCTCCGTGACGGTGACCATGCGGGGTCACCGAATCCTCGAGTCCCGGCCCGCGGCGCCCGTGATCTTCTACCCCGACAAGGATCGCTGCGCCCCGGGGCCGGCGGTGCTGACGCGCTGTCCGCACATCCAGTTTTTCTGCCGCCGCGACCATGCCACGGGTTGGAGAGTGGCTCATCCCGAGCTTCGCGGTACCGTGTTCGCCCTCGCCGACGCCGCGGCGTTCGCGAGGAGGCACTTTGACGGGACGATCCGGGCCGTTCGCGGCGAACCCTAG
- a CDS encoding protein-disulfide reductase DsbD domain-containing protein, translating to METTAPGGVVRARLSFESPAYRPYQRLQLAAVLTIEPGWHVYAAPVPEGYTALSLEITPVSGLEVGTTAWPEPRPFRLEGLEERFLVHEGTIRGTAPVTFAFAPDSGTQIVRAALRYQACSTSQCLPPVEMRFELVIPEMPRAE from the coding sequence GTGGAAACGACCGCTCCGGGCGGCGTTGTTCGGGCGCGGCTCTCCTTTGAGTCCCCTGCCTACCGGCCGTATCAGCGACTTCAACTCGCCGCCGTGCTCACGATCGAGCCCGGCTGGCACGTGTACGCGGCGCCGGTGCCCGAGGGTTACACCGCGCTGAGTCTGGAGATCACGCCGGTCTCGGGGCTGGAGGTGGGGACGACCGCTTGGCCGGAGCCACGGCCCTTCCGGCTTGAAGGCTTGGAAGAGCGGTTCCTCGTCCACGAGGGCACGATCCGCGGGACGGCACCGGTCACCTTTGCGTTCGCCCCCGACTCGGGGACGCAGATCGTGCGCGCCGCCCTTCGCTACCAAGCGTGCAGTACCAGCCAGTGCCTACCTCCGGTAGAGATGCGCTTCGAACTCGTCATACCGGAAATGCCGCGGGCCGAATAG